The genomic DNA TGTCGACCACCGAGAACACCAGCTTCGGCTCGAACACGATCAGCCCGGTGCCGCGCAGCGGCTTGAACTTGATCAGGTTGAGGTTGGTCGGCACGTAGAGCTGGTGCAGGTAGTCGCCGAACTTGATCAGGTCGATTCCGCGCACGGAGATGTCGGCGGAGCGGCGGATCAGGTTGAACAGGCCGATCCGCCACAGCCGCACGAAGCGCTCGTTGACCATCTCCATGGTCGGCATGCGGCCGCGGATGATGCGGTCCTGGCTGGCGAAGTCGTAGGTGCGCGCGACGCCCGGGTCGGGCGCCGGCTCGGTGTCGACCACGCCCGAGTCGACGCCGTGCAGCAGCGCGTCGATCTCGTCCTGGGACAGCAGGTCGTGGGTGCTCATGGCCGGTGGCCCCTTACTGGGTGACGAAGCTGGTGAACAGCAGCGATTCGGCCTGTGGCGCGCCGGTTTCCTCGGTCATCAGCGCCTGCACTTCCTCCAGCGCCTGCGCGCGCAGCGCTTCCTTGCCCTCGCGGGTGGCGACGCCGTCGTAGGTCTGCTGGGCGAACAGCATCAGCAGCCGCGCCCGCAGTGCCGGCTCGTGGCGGGTGAGTTCCTGGGTGGCCAGCGGGTCGCGCGTGACCAGTTGCACCTCGACCTGCAGGTAGCGCGGGCCCATCGGGGTCTCGTCGAGGTTCACCACGAACGGCGGTGACATCGGCAGGTACTGCGCGGGCGCCGGCGGCTTCGGCGCATCGCTGTCGCCGCCACGGGTGTTGAAGTACCAGAAGCCGGCGCCGGCCAGGCCGAGCAGGGCGACCACGGCCACGATGGCCAGGGTGATGCGGTGCGAAGAGGACGAGGGCTTCTTGCGGGATGGGTCTGCAGCGACGGCCACGTGGCGTTACCGGTGTGGATTCGAGCGGTCCCATGCAATCGCCGTGCCGTTGCACCGCCGGAAAGCCGTCGCCGGGCGCGTGTCGGACAGTGGCCGCGCGGCTCGCTGGCCGAAATGCCGGGTTGGGCGCGCGGAAACTGAATGGACCCCGTGCAGGTGCTCGTCGGCGCTTTGACGGATTGAGAATGATCGTTCATTCTTCCCGCCTGCCGCCGGCCCCCCCCGGCGGTTTTCCTTTTTCCGTGCAGGCCTTTCCCCATGTCCACATCGTCGCGTCGGTTCGCCGGCCTCCTGATCCTGAGTCTCTTGCTGGCGGCCTGTGGCGCCGGCGGCGCACCGGAGGCACCGCCGCCGCCGGAAGTGAATGTGGTCACCCTGCAACCGGAAACCGTCACCCTGACCCGCGAACTGCCGGGGCGCACCAGTGCCTTCCTGGTCGCCGAAGTGCGGCCGCAGGTCAACGGGATCGTGCGCCGCCAGCTGTTCACCGAGGGCAGCCTGGTCAAGGCCGGCGAGCCGCTGTACCAGATCGACGACGCCAGCTACCGCGCCGCCGCCAACAGCGCGCGCGCGCAGCTGTCGCGTGCCCAGGCCACGCTGACCGCCGCGCGGCTGAGCGCCAACCGCATCGGCGAGCTGGCCGCCGTGCAGGTCGTGAGCCGGCAGGACGACGAGAACGCGACCGCGGCGCTACGCCAGGCCGAGGCCGATGTCGGTGCCGCGCGCGCGGTGCTGGACGCCGCCAACGTCACCCTCGGCCATGCCCGCATCACCGCGCCGATCGACGGTCGCATCGGCAGGTCGTCGGTGACCGTGGGTGCGCTGGTCACCGCCAACCAGCCGGCGGCGCTGGCCACCGTGCAGCAGCTCGACCCGATCCATGTGGATCTCACCCAGTCGTCCAGCGAACTGCTGCAGCTGCGGCGCGAATTCGCCGCCGGCACGCTGGAGAGCGGGCAGGGCCTGCCGGTGACGATCCTGCTGGAAGACGGCACGCCCTTCCCGCATCCGGGCACGCTGGCGTTCTCCGAGGTCGGCGTGGACCCGGCGACCGGCAGCTACGGCCTGCGGGTGACCGTGGACAACCCCGACCACGTGCTGATGCCCGGCATGTACGTGCGTGCGGTCCTCGGCAGCGGCGTGCGGCAGAACGCGATCCTGGTGCCGCAACAGGGCGTG from Luteimonas sp. YGD11-2 includes the following:
- a CDS encoding efflux RND transporter periplasmic adaptor subunit, with the translated sequence MSTSSRRFAGLLILSLLLAACGAGGAPEAPPPPEVNVVTLQPETVTLTRELPGRTSAFLVAEVRPQVNGIVRRQLFTEGSLVKAGEPLYQIDDASYRAAANSARAQLSRAQATLTAARLSANRIGELAAVQVVSRQDDENATAALRQAEADVGAARAVLDAANVTLGHARITAPIDGRIGRSSVTVGALVTANQPAALATVQQLDPIHVDLTQSSSELLQLRREFAAGTLESGQGLPVTILLEDGTPFPHPGTLAFSEVGVDPATGSYGLRVTVDNPDHVLMPGMYVRAVLGSGVRQNAILVPQQGVTRDPRGNASAMVVNAEGIVEQRPVQVSRTVGDRWLVEDGLVAGDRVIVEGLQKIQPGVPVQVAEAPPAGDSAPGTSPAATPATDAATQADAAVQPADPDAAAPAADAAAQQP
- a CDS encoding flagellar basal body-associated FliL family protein, whose amino-acid sequence is MAVAADPSRKKPSSSSHRITLAIVAVVALLGLAGAGFWYFNTRGGDSDAPKPPAPAQYLPMSPPFVVNLDETPMGPRYLQVEVQLVTRDPLATQELTRHEPALRARLLMLFAQQTYDGVATREGKEALRAQALEEVQALMTEETGAPQAESLLFTSFVTQ